In Streptomyces violaceusniger Tu 4113, one DNA window encodes the following:
- a CDS encoding ACP S-malonyltransferase, giving the protein MLVLVAPGQGAQKPGFLTPWLDLPGVTERLTWWSAVSGLDLIHYGTKADEEEIRDTAVAQPLLVAAGLVSAHALFGEGIGGTTGLAGLPSRIGAVAGHSVGEITAAVAAGVLTDEAAMVLVRRRGLAMAEAASRTETGMAAILGGEQDEVVAHLDKHGLTPANVNGAGQIVAAGTAEQLAALAEDKPEGVRRVVPLKVAGAFHTDHMAPAVAALEALVAGVPVADPRTAYVSNRDGGVVTSGAGVIERMVAQVSNPVRWDLCMETFRELGVTALIEVAPGGTLTGLAKRALPGVTNLALKTPDDLDAARALIEEHAIPALATPAEEELREA; this is encoded by the coding sequence GTGCTCGTACTCGTCGCTCCCGGCCAGGGCGCTCAAAAGCCCGGCTTCCTCACCCCCTGGCTCGACCTGCCCGGCGTCACCGAACGTCTGACGTGGTGGTCGGCCGTGTCCGGCCTGGACCTCATCCACTACGGCACCAAGGCCGACGAGGAGGAGATCCGCGACACCGCGGTGGCCCAGCCGCTGCTGGTGGCCGCCGGTCTGGTCTCCGCCCACGCGCTGTTCGGCGAGGGCATCGGGGGCACGACCGGTCTCGCGGGGCTGCCGAGCCGTATCGGCGCGGTCGCGGGCCACAGCGTCGGCGAGATCACCGCGGCCGTGGCCGCCGGAGTGCTCACCGACGAGGCGGCCATGGTGCTGGTCCGCAGGCGCGGGCTCGCCATGGCGGAGGCCGCGAGCCGCACCGAGACCGGAATGGCCGCCATACTGGGTGGTGAGCAGGACGAGGTCGTCGCCCATCTCGACAAGCACGGGCTGACCCCGGCGAACGTCAACGGGGCCGGGCAGATCGTGGCCGCGGGCACCGCCGAGCAGTTGGCGGCGCTGGCCGAGGACAAGCCCGAGGGGGTGCGCCGCGTCGTACCGCTCAAGGTCGCCGGCGCGTTCCACACCGACCATATGGCCCCGGCGGTCGCCGCCCTCGAGGCCCTGGTCGCGGGGGTTCCGGTGGCCGATCCGCGCACCGCTTACGTCTCCAACCGTGACGGCGGGGTCGTGACGTCCGGGGCCGGGGTGATCGAGCGCATGGTCGCCCAGGTGTCCAACCCGGTGCGCTGGGACCTGTGCATGGAGACCTTCCGGGAGCTGGGCGTCACCGCGCTGATCGAGGTGGCCCCGGGCGGCACGCTCACCGGCCTCGCCAAGCGTGCCCTGCCGGGCGTCACCAACCTGGCGCTGAAGACTCCGGACGATCTCGACGCGGCCCGTGCGCTGATCGAGGAGCACGCCATTCCCGCCCTCGCCACACCGGCCGAAGAGGAGCTCCGAGAAGCATGA
- a CDS encoding ketoacyl-ACP synthase III, protein MTAKIRPSKGAPYARILGVGGYRPTRVVPNEEILKHIDSSDEWIRSRSGIATRHWAGPDETVAAMSVEAGGKAIADAGLSPEQIGAVIVSTVSHFKQTPAIATEIAHLLGTGKPAAFDISAGCAGFGYGLTLAKGMITDGTAEHVLVIGVERLSDLTDLEDRATAFLFGDGAGAVVVGPSKEPAIGPTVWGSEGDKSETITQTLPWDVYRDQDSAEVRYPALRQEGQAVFRWAVYEMAKVAQQALDEAGVAPDDLDAFIPHQANMRIIDSMIKTLKLPEHVTVARDVETTGNTSAASIPLAMERLLATGQAKSGDTALVIGFGAGLVYAATVVTLP, encoded by the coding sequence ATGACCGCGAAGATCAGGCCCAGTAAGGGCGCCCCGTACGCGCGCATTCTCGGCGTCGGTGGCTACCGTCCGACCCGGGTGGTGCCGAACGAGGAGATCCTCAAGCACATCGACTCCTCCGACGAGTGGATCCGTTCCCGCTCGGGCATCGCCACCCGGCACTGGGCCGGTCCGGATGAGACGGTCGCCGCCATGTCCGTGGAGGCGGGCGGCAAGGCCATCGCCGACGCCGGCCTGAGCCCGGAACAGATCGGCGCCGTGATCGTCTCGACGGTCTCGCACTTCAAGCAGACCCCGGCGATCGCGACCGAGATCGCGCATCTGCTGGGCACCGGCAAGCCGGCCGCGTTCGACATCTCGGCGGGCTGTGCCGGCTTCGGCTACGGGCTGACCCTCGCCAAGGGCATGATCACCGACGGCACCGCGGAGCATGTGCTGGTCATCGGCGTCGAGCGGCTTTCGGACCTGACCGACCTGGAGGACCGCGCGACGGCCTTCCTGTTCGGCGACGGCGCCGGCGCCGTGGTGGTCGGCCCCTCCAAGGAGCCCGCGATCGGCCCGACCGTCTGGGGCTCGGAGGGCGACAAGTCCGAGACCATCACCCAGACGCTGCCCTGGGACGTCTACCGCGACCAGGACTCCGCCGAGGTGCGCTACCCGGCGCTGCGCCAGGAGGGCCAGGCGGTCTTCCGCTGGGCCGTCTACGAGATGGCGAAGGTCGCCCAGCAGGCCCTGGACGAGGCCGGGGTCGCCCCGGACGACCTCGACGCGTTCATCCCCCACCAGGCCAATATGCGGATCATCGACTCGATGATCAAAACCCTCAAGCTGCCGGAGCACGTCACGGTCGCCCGTGATGTGGAGACCACCGGCAACACCTCGGCCGCCTCCATTCCGCTCGCCATGGAGCGGCTGTTGGCGACGGGGCAGGCGAAGAGCGGCGACACCGCGCTCGTCATCGGATTCGGAGCGGGTCTCGTCTACGCAGCGACGGTCGTTACCCTCCCTTAG
- a CDS encoding acyl carrier protein, which yields MAATQEEILEGLAEIVNEIAGIPTEDVLLDKSFTDDLDVDSLSMVEVVVAAEERFDVKIPDDDVKNLKTVGDAVEYILKHQG from the coding sequence ATGGCCGCCACTCAGGAAGAGATCCTCGAAGGTCTCGCCGAGATCGTCAACGAGATCGCCGGTATCCCGACCGAGGACGTCCTGCTGGACAAGTCCTTCACCGACGATCTGGACGTCGACTCGCTGTCCATGGTCGAGGTGGTCGTCGCCGCCGAGGAGCGCTTCGACGTGAAGATCCCGGACGACGACGTCAAGAACCTCAAGACCGTCGGCGACGCCGTCGAGTACATCCTCAAGCACCAGGGCTGA
- the fabF gene encoding beta-ketoacyl-ACP synthase II, producing MNSTNRTVVVTGVGATTPLGGDASTTWEALLAGRSGVNLLEEEWSAELPVRIAAKIAVEPGTIIPRPQARRLDRSAQFALIAAREAWADAGFTAKAGEDPSVDPDRLGAVVASGIGGVTTLLDQYDVLREKGVRKVSPHTVPMLMPNGPAANVGLEVGARAGVHTPVSACASGAEAIGYAIEMIRTGRADVVVAGGTEASIHPLPMVAFGNMMAMSKNNDDPQGASRPFDVDRNGFVMGEGSGAIVLESAEHAAARGARVYAQAVGQGISADAHHITQPEPSGNGIAHALQNLVQNTGLSGTEIAHVNAHATSTPQGDVAEIKALRKVFGDDVDQMAISATKSMTGHLLGGAGGVETVASVLALYHRIAPPTINLVSPDPEADADFVTGEPRSLPGQGPIVALNDSFGFGGHNVVLAFRTV from the coding sequence GTGAACTCGACCAATCGCACCGTGGTCGTCACCGGTGTTGGTGCCACGACGCCGCTGGGTGGCGACGCCTCAACGACCTGGGAGGCCCTGCTGGCCGGCCGGTCCGGCGTGAACCTCCTGGAGGAGGAATGGTCGGCCGAGTTGCCGGTCCGCATCGCCGCGAAGATCGCGGTGGAACCGGGCACCATCATCCCTCGCCCGCAGGCCCGCAGGCTCGACAGGTCGGCGCAGTTCGCCCTGATCGCGGCCCGTGAGGCATGGGCGGACGCGGGCTTCACCGCCAAGGCGGGCGAGGACCCGTCGGTCGACCCCGACCGCCTCGGCGCGGTCGTGGCCTCCGGCATCGGCGGGGTGACCACCCTGCTCGACCAGTACGACGTGCTGCGCGAGAAGGGCGTCCGCAAGGTCTCCCCGCACACCGTGCCGATGCTGATGCCCAACGGCCCGGCGGCCAATGTGGGCCTGGAGGTCGGCGCCCGCGCCGGCGTCCATACGCCGGTCAGCGCGTGCGCGTCCGGCGCGGAGGCCATCGGCTACGCCATCGAGATGATCCGCACCGGCCGCGCCGATGTGGTCGTCGCGGGCGGCACCGAGGCGTCCATCCACCCGCTCCCCATGGTCGCCTTCGGCAACATGATGGCGATGTCCAAGAACAACGACGACCCACAGGGCGCCTCGCGCCCGTTCGACGTCGACCGCAACGGCTTCGTGATGGGCGAGGGCTCGGGCGCCATCGTCCTGGAGTCGGCGGAGCACGCCGCCGCACGCGGCGCCCGGGTGTACGCGCAGGCGGTCGGCCAGGGCATCTCGGCCGACGCCCACCACATCACCCAGCCGGAGCCGTCCGGCAACGGCATCGCGCACGCGCTGCAGAACCTGGTGCAGAACACCGGCCTGAGCGGCACCGAGATCGCGCATGTCAACGCGCACGCGACCTCGACGCCGCAGGGCGACGTGGCCGAGATCAAGGCGCTGCGCAAGGTCTTCGGCGACGATGTGGACCAGATGGCGATCTCCGCCACCAAGTCCATGACGGGGCATCTGCTGGGCGGCGCCGGCGGTGTGGAGACGGTGGCCAGCGTGCTCGCGCTGTACCACCGGATCGCCCCGCCGACGATCAACCTCGTCTCCCCGGACCCGGAGGCGGACGCGGACTTCGTGACCGGCGAGCCCCGGTCGCTGCCGGGTCAGGGCCCGATCGTCGCGCTGAACGACTCGTTCGGCTTCGGCGGCCACAATGTGGTGCTGGCCTTCCGTACGGTCTGA